Proteins from a genomic interval of Scomber japonicus isolate fScoJap1 chromosome 10, fScoJap1.pri, whole genome shotgun sequence:
- the LOC128366121 gene encoding hepcidin-like, producing MKTFSVAVALAVVLTFICIQQSSAVPVTEVQEMEEMMSNDSPVAANEETSEDSWMMPYNNRHKRGIKCRFCCGCCTPGICGVCCRF from the exons ATGAAGACCTTCAGCGTTGCAGTTGCACTGGCCGTTGTGCTCACCTTCATTTGCATTCAGCAGAGCTCTGCTGTCCCAGTCACTGAA GTGcaagagatggaggaaatgaTGAGCAATGACAGTCCAGTTGCAGCAAATGAAGAGACATCAGAGGACTCATGGATG ATGCCGTataacaacagacacaaacGTGGCATTAAGTGTCGCTTTTGCTGTGGCTGCTGCACCCCTGGTATCTGTGGAGTGTGCTGCAGATTCTGA